The genomic window CGGGGGAGACTTCGGCAACTTCCGCTATGCCGAGCTGTTCGGCGGGCGGTTCGCCCGGCGCTACGGCGTCGCCGACCCGGATCGCCCCGGGGCGTGGCTCGACCTGAAGGGGCTCGTCGACCGGGGGATCGTCCACGAGGTCTGGATGGTCTGCATCCACGAGAAGACGGGCGGGCCGTTCGAATCGACCGAGGTGAAGCAGGCGTACGACGAGCGGTCCGCGAAGGTCCCCGGCCGCTGGGTCCAGGCGGGCAACGGAGGCAGCCCCGACCAGCCATTCATCGGCCGGAGCTTGCGCATCGCCTTCCTGAACGCCGAGCGCGGCCCCGGCTGCGCCCTGGAGAGCCTCAGCCACTCGATGGAGGGCATGGCGTCCTCCGGCGCCATCCCGTACTTCACGCGTTACTTCAACGAGTACGCCGGCTTCGATCTCAAGGAGCGATACGGCCTGCCGTTCCGTTCGCTCTACGGCCGCGAGCCGGGGACGGAGGTCTCGTACCCGGCGCCGACGACCCTGCGCTACTCATGGGGCGGGTCGTCGCGGACGCTCGACGGGTATCGGCCGGCGGGGGGGAACGTCCATTTCATGCCCTCGGGCCGGCGGGACTACGACCTGGACAACCCCGCGACGGTGCTCAGTACGGCCGAGCACTTCCGCCTGGGCGACGGGGCCGACGGCCGCGACCGGGCCGAGCCCTGGACCGGCGAGCGGTTCGCCCGCTTCCGCGAGTGCGCCGGCGACTGCATGGGCCCCTGGCTGGTCTACTGGCGCCAGAACATGCCCGGACTCGACAACCCGGCCCGCGACGACCAGGGCAAGCCGATGAAGAACTGGTGGCCCTTCCTGTTCTACTGACCCGGCCTCGACGGTCCTCACCGCCGCACGGCGGCCGCCCCGGCCGGCTCGGTCATCCCCGTGCGGCGTTGCAGAGAGGCGTAGTGCGAGGCGACCTCCGCCCGGGCGGGGCTCTCGGCCGGCAGCTTCGCGCAGAGGTCGACGGCCCTGCGGAGGAGCGGCTCGGCGTCGGCCACGCGGCCCTGGGCGTCGAGGATCTCCGCCAGGGTGTCCAGGTAGAAGCCCAGTCGGACGTCGTCGGCGGGGAGGTCGGCCTCGGCGAGCGTCACGGCCTGCCGGGCGAGCGGCTCCCCCTCGGCGGCCCGCCCCCGCTTGCAGAGCAGATAGGCCAGGTTGTTCGCGGCCAGCATCAGGCCGCGCCGGGCGCTGACGTCGTCCGCGTGCGACTCGATGCGGCGGCGGAAGAGCCCCACGGCGCGCCGGTAGGCTCCCTCGGCCGTGCCCGAGGCCGTCTCGGGGAGGCCGTCGGCGAGGTCCGCCAGCGCCGGGGCGAGCCCGGGGAGGTCCTCGGCCGCGTCCGGGCCCGCCGCGTCGAGGTCCCGCCAGGCCTCCTCCGCGTGCGAGAGCCGGAGCAGGACGAGGGCCCGGCGGGCTTGCCATTCCGCCGCACTCGCCTCCCGCGGGGCGCCGCGATGGCCCGCCAGGAGGCGGTCCAGGTGCCATCGGGCGGCGAACCAGTCGCTCGCCTGCTCGGCCGCCAGCGATTCGCGCTCGTGCCAATCGGCCGCCGCCATCCGGGGGCGGAAGACCTCCTCCGCGTCGCCCGGGGCGTGGTCCCGGCCCCAGCGAGCGGGGCCGATCGGCCAGTATCCGAGGTCCTCGCTCGGGACGATGCCGATCGCCGCGCCGAGCCGGCGGGCGAGCGGGGCCGGCTCCGCCGTGCTGGGCGAGGGAAGCGTGAGGGATCGGACGGCGTGGATGTCGCAGGCGAGCAGCTCGCCGGCGACCTGGTCGAAGGCGATCGATTCGGGGTCGGAGTCCATGAGGATCTTCGGGCCGACGGGGAGGCCGGTGGCATGGTCCCAGAGCCGGACGGACCGGTCGCGGCACCCGGTGGCCAGCAGGCCGCCGTCGGGGCTGAGGGCGACGGCCACCACGACGGCGGGGTGGGCCAGCGGCGGCCCGACCGGCCGGCCGGTCGCCGACTCCCAGACCCGGGCCGTCATGTCGTGGCTGCCCGTGGCCACGAGCCGGCCGGCCGGCCCGAACGCCAGCCCGTAGACCCAGCCCCGGTGCGTCAACGGGGGCCCGATCGCCGCGCCGGTGGCCACGTCCCAGAGCCGCGCGACGTTGTCGGTGCCGGCGGTGGCCGCGACCGCCGCGGCCGGGTGGAACGCGGCGGCGGCGATCCATTGCCGGTGGCGGGCCACCAGCGGCCCGGAGGGTTCGCCCGTGGCCGCCGAGTAGCACCGGCCCGCGCCCTCGGTCCCGCCGACGAGCAGCGCCCCCCCGTCCGGGGAGAAGGCCAGGTTGTGCTGGCCCCCCGCGTGCCGGATGACCGGCCCGACCCGCCGGCCGCGGTCGGTCTCCCAGAACTCGATCGTGCCGTCGAGCTTGCCCACCGCGGCCAGCGCGCCGTCGTCCCGGAAGGCCGCGGCCCGGAAGAAGGTGCCGAGCGTGGCCGACGCCGCCGCCAGCGGCCCGCGGCCCGGGGTCGGCAGCGGCAGGAACAGGCTCTCGTCCCGCGCGTGGTCGCCGATCAGGACGGCCCGGCGCCTCGGGTCCAGGGCGGCCCGGGAGGCCGTCCACGGGAAGGCCCGGGGGGCCGAGGCGGCGGGCCCGTCCGCCAGGTCCCAGACCCGCACGGCCGCGTCGTTGCCCGCGGTGACGAGCGTCCGGCCGTCGGGGCCGAAGGCCACGCCCGTCACCCAGCCGTCGTGCATCAGGACCTGGCCGAGCGGCCGGCCCGTGGCCAGCTCCCAGACCCTCGCCGTGTTGTCGACGAACCCGCCCAGCACGAGCCGCCCGTCGGGGCTGAAGGCCAGCGAGCGGCAGACCAGGTGGAGGCCGGGCGGCCGGCCCGCGGGGCGGCCCGTCGCGATGTCCCAGTAGAGGATCTCGCGCGCCTCGCCCCCGGCCGCCAGGAGCCGGCCGTCGGGGTGGAAGGCGAGGGCATTGACGTGGCTGCCGTGGCGGAACGGGGGGGAGGCCGCGGCACCGTCGGAGACCTTCCAGAGCCTGGCGGTGGCGTCGGCCCCTCCCGAGGCCAGGAGCGTGCCGTCCGGGCTGAAGGCCAGGGCCTTGATCTTGCCCGCGCCGTGCCTCATCTTGGGCCCGATCCGCCGGCCCGTCGCGGCGTCCCAGAGCCGGACGACGCCGTCGGCGTCTCCGGTGCCCACAAGCGTGCCGTCGGGGCTGAAGGCCACGGCGAAAGCCGGGCTCGGGTGGTCGAGCGCGACCCCGGCCGGCCGGCCCGTCGCGGCATCCCAGAGGCGGACCGCCGGGTCGCCGACGGCGGCGGCGAGCGTCCTCCCGTCGGGGCTGAAGGCGACGCCGAAGAACAGGTCCGTCACCCGACGGGGCAGGCCCGGGCCGATCGAGGGGCCGAGCGGGAGGCCGGTCGCGAGGTCCCAGCGGTGGACCCGGCCGTCGTCGCCGGCCACCGCCAGGACGCGGCCGTCCGGCCGGACGGCCAGGCCGCCGGGATGGGCCGGATGTTCCAGCACCCGGCGCAGGCGGTGCGCCTGGCGGCCCCAGGCCGCCAGGTTGAGGCGGGCCGCCCGTTCGAGCCGGGGCTCGGCCCTGGCACCGGCCTCGACGGCGAGGGCCATGCTGAGCAGGCCCGGCCCGATCCGGTCGTTCTCGCAGTCCTGGAT from Aquisphaera giovannonii includes these protein-coding regions:
- a CDS encoding WD40 repeat domain-containing serine/threonine protein kinase — its product is MSRPDASGHGPSDLSRFERIVEACDRFEGLARSGELPRIERFLAEVADADRPALFRELLALELELRRRRGEAPPAADYLDRFPDSPATVAAAFAGHEGVTEPEAAAGARREAADVGPPEIPGFEALSELGRGGMGVVYLARRSGLGRPCALKMILAGRHSGPEAAARFLAEARTIARLRHPGIVQVYGLGEHEGSPYIELEYVEGGSLAQAMDGPPRPAREAAELVREVAEAVGEAHRQGIVHRDLKPANILLTSDGRPKVADFGLAKTLGAGDLTRTRSVLGSPSYMAPEQADGASRDVGVAADVYAMGAIFYEMLTGRPPFRGATVLQTLDQVRNAEPIPPTRLQPGLPRDAETICLKCLSKEPGGRYATAVELAEELRRFVSGRAIRARPASAAERAWRWGRRNPVVAGLLGTLAALIVAAFLVVVTLWRRAEGLRAEADSHRIDAENSARAAATEHRRARAESARLALERGIQDCENDRIGPGLLSMALAVEAGARAEPRLERAARLNLAAWGRQAHRLRRVLEHPAHPGGLAVRPDGRVLAVAGDDGRVHRWDLATGLPLGPSIGPGLPRRVTDLFFGVAFSPDGRTLAAAVGDPAVRLWDAATGRPAGVALDHPSPAFAVAFSPDGTLVGTGDADGVVRLWDAATGRRIGPKMRHGAGKIKALAFSPDGTLLASGGADATARLWKVSDGAAASPPFRHGSHVNALAFHPDGRLLAAGGEAREILYWDIATGRPAGRPPGLHLVCRSLAFSPDGRLVLGGFVDNTARVWELATGRPLGQVLMHDGWVTGVAFGPDGRTLVTAGNDAAVRVWDLADGPAASAPRAFPWTASRAALDPRRRAVLIGDHARDESLFLPLPTPGRGPLAAASATLGTFFRAAAFRDDGALAAVGKLDGTIEFWETDRGRRVGPVIRHAGGQHNLAFSPDGGALLVGGTEGAGRCYSAATGEPSGPLVARHRQWIAAAAFHPAAAVAATAGTDNVARLWDVATGAAIGPPLTHRGWVYGLAFGPAGRLVATGSHDMTARVWESATGRPVGPPLAHPAVVVAVALSPDGGLLATGCRDRSVRLWDHATGLPVGPKILMDSDPESIAFDQVAGELLACDIHAVRSLTLPSPSTAEPAPLARRLGAAIGIVPSEDLGYWPIGPARWGRDHAPGDAEEVFRPRMAAADWHERESLAAEQASDWFAARWHLDRLLAGHRGAPREASAAEWQARRALVLLRLSHAEEAWRDLDAAGPDAAEDLPGLAPALADLADGLPETASGTAEGAYRRAVGLFRRRIESHADDVSARRGLMLAANNLAYLLCKRGRAAEGEPLARQAVTLAEADLPADDVRLGFYLDTLAEILDAQGRVADAEPLLRRAVDLCAKLPAESPARAEVASHYASLQRRTGMTEPAGAAAVRR